The following are encoded together in the Pseudoalteromonas shioyasakiensis genome:
- a CDS encoding DUF3297 family protein, translated as MTDTQKPELPNQLSINPRSKFYVEEVFEHEIGVKLNGKERFDVEEYNISEGWIKVASPKALDRRGQPLLLKVKGTVEVFYK; from the coding sequence ATGACTGATACACAAAAACCAGAATTACCAAACCAACTTTCTATTAACCCACGTAGTAAATTTTATGTGGAAGAAGTTTTCGAGCATGAAATTGGTGTAAAACTTAACGGCAAAGAGCGTTTTGACGTTGAAGAATATAATATCAGCGAAGGCTGGATCAAAGTCGCTTCTCCAAAAGCCCTTGATCGCCGCGGCCAACCTTTACTATTAAAAGTAAAAGGCACTGTAGAAGTATTCTACAAGTAA
- a CDS encoding Fur family transcriptional regulator: protein MNKQRLTSTLNKAKQVCLEHGRKFTIQRKQILQILLTTDVPLSAYELASCYKLRTSSSVSVMSVYRILSFLESVNLVRRLNSANKYIAYGTDSEVFKRETSLFLICRHCQKVETLAVSHSDVAKLFPHFDDAGFTSQTKQFEMLGVCNECQAKLA, encoded by the coding sequence ATGAATAAACAGCGATTAACCAGCACACTTAATAAAGCGAAGCAGGTTTGCCTTGAGCATGGCAGAAAGTTCACCATTCAGCGCAAGCAAATACTGCAAATATTACTAACCACAGATGTGCCGTTATCGGCCTACGAATTGGCCAGTTGCTACAAGCTGCGCACAAGTTCAAGTGTATCTGTTATGTCTGTTTATCGAATCTTGAGCTTTTTGGAGTCGGTAAACCTTGTTCGCAGGCTTAATAGTGCTAACAAATATATCGCTTACGGTACCGACAGTGAGGTTTTTAAGCGTGAGACTTCTTTGTTTTTGATTTGCCGTCACTGCCAAAAAGTTGAGACTTTAGCGGTTTCACACAGTGACGTTGCAAAGCTTTTCCCGCATTTTGATGATGCAGGTTTTACCTCACAAACAAAGCAATTTGAAATGCTGGGAGTATGCAATGAGTGCCAAGCAAAACTTGCTTGA
- a CDS encoding TonB-dependent receptor: MNNISRVAVVIAALLPASVLAQSIKGVVLNNQGKAVANATVDLEGSDQKVTTNDKGEFEISGLNNGLKELHISAPGYAHLHRDITLTNDQDHSATFNLKRSPIEVIDIEATPIHMSAMESASPVSVLSGEQLRRQQASTLGDSLEKLPGVNTNFHAKVASTPVIRGLSGPRVLITQNGLDVSDVSRVGPDHSVASEASTAQQIEVLRGPATLFYGSGAIGGVVNVVDSRVPTDSTTRGEWNLEHNSVDEQKVASFNATTGTESFAFYADAFWRESDDYEVPVAADIDDTEHSSKYVVENSNEDSDGFTVGTSYLFEQGYLGVAVEQFNRQYGIPGHTHGEEEEHDHEEEHSEEEAVFADLEQTKVQLLGEYNIDSEWLSKINLRAGHTDYEHAEIEHGAVGTTFKNETNELRVDILHSQFDEWNGGVSFHYKKSDVEAQGSEAFTPPSVTESIAFAIMEEKHFGDFLVQLGGRVERVTIDANNVLLPEIDAHAHDEDGDEHDHGHDHEESNYTRVFDVAQEFTPVSLSTGVVWDFTPGYNLGLSVSRSERAPSASELLSFGPHIGTATYEVGALFDTHDGHFELSEEAIDLETANNIDLTFRKTEGDVGFIFNAFYNQVDNYYYQVNTGLYAESGHDHDHGDEHNHEEEHDHSSELPVYLFKTDDVILHGFEAQVAWQLSDEFKVDLFSDYVRARLKDGGDLPRTPPLRFGTEFSYQTENLTANIHVTRYQEQDRIAQEETTTDGYTLVNASISYDLSVLNQDVSLYLKGTNLTDTEARVHSSFLKDIAPRPGRSFALGIRGYF, translated from the coding sequence ATGAATAACATCTCAAGAGTGGCTGTCGTCATAGCAGCGTTATTACCTGCCAGTGTTTTGGCACAATCGATCAAAGGCGTTGTTTTAAATAACCAAGGTAAAGCGGTGGCTAATGCCACAGTTGACCTTGAAGGTTCTGATCAAAAAGTAACAACTAACGACAAAGGTGAGTTTGAAATCAGCGGCTTAAATAACGGCTTAAAAGAGCTGCATATTTCAGCGCCAGGTTATGCTCACTTACACCGTGATATCACGCTTACCAATGACCAAGATCACAGCGCAACCTTCAATCTTAAGCGCTCACCGATTGAAGTGATTGATATTGAAGCAACGCCGATTCATATGTCGGCAATGGAATCTGCCTCACCAGTGAGTGTGTTATCAGGCGAACAATTAAGACGCCAACAAGCATCAACGCTTGGCGATAGCCTCGAAAAACTACCGGGCGTTAACACAAACTTTCATGCCAAGGTTGCCAGTACGCCTGTGATCCGTGGTTTGAGCGGCCCACGTGTTTTAATTACACAAAATGGCTTAGATGTAAGTGATGTGTCACGTGTTGGCCCTGATCACTCAGTGGCATCGGAAGCATCAACAGCGCAGCAAATTGAAGTATTACGTGGCCCAGCAACTCTATTTTATGGCAGCGGTGCAATTGGTGGTGTCGTCAACGTAGTTGATAGTCGCGTACCAACAGACAGCACAACACGTGGTGAATGGAACCTAGAACATAACTCTGTAGATGAGCAAAAAGTTGCTTCGTTTAATGCCACCACAGGAACAGAGTCATTTGCCTTTTATGCTGATGCATTCTGGCGTGAATCAGACGATTACGAAGTACCTGTTGCCGCCGATATTGACGACACCGAGCACAGCTCAAAGTACGTAGTAGAAAACAGTAATGAAGACTCAGATGGCTTTACTGTTGGTACTAGCTACTTATTTGAGCAAGGTTACCTTGGTGTTGCGGTTGAGCAATTTAACCGCCAATACGGTATTCCTGGCCATACTCATGGTGAAGAAGAAGAGCATGATCACGAAGAAGAGCACAGCGAAGAAGAAGCTGTTTTTGCTGATCTTGAACAAACCAAAGTCCAGCTACTTGGTGAATACAATATCGACAGTGAGTGGCTAAGCAAAATTAATTTACGTGCAGGCCATACAGACTACGAACACGCTGAAATCGAGCACGGTGCTGTAGGCACAACTTTCAAAAATGAAACCAATGAGCTGCGCGTTGACATTCTGCATAGCCAATTTGATGAGTGGAATGGTGGCGTTAGCTTTCATTACAAAAAAAGTGATGTAGAAGCACAAGGCTCTGAAGCATTCACCCCTCCGTCTGTTACTGAAAGTATTGCTTTTGCAATTATGGAAGAGAAGCACTTTGGCGATTTTTTAGTGCAATTAGGCGGCCGTGTTGAGCGAGTTACTATTGATGCTAATAATGTGCTGTTACCTGAGATCGATGCTCATGCACATGATGAAGACGGTGATGAGCACGACCACGGCCATGACCACGAAGAATCAAACTACACACGCGTATTTGATGTTGCCCAAGAGTTTACACCGGTAAGCTTATCAACAGGTGTGGTATGGGATTTTACACCAGGTTATAACCTAGGTTTATCGGTATCGCGTTCTGAGCGTGCTCCATCTGCATCTGAGCTGTTATCTTTCGGCCCACACATTGGTACTGCAACTTATGAAGTTGGTGCGCTATTCGACACTCATGATGGTCATTTTGAGTTATCAGAAGAGGCTATCGATTTAGAAACAGCAAATAATATCGACCTGACATTCCGTAAAACCGAGGGTGATGTTGGCTTTATTTTCAATGCGTTTTACAACCAAGTAGATAACTATTATTACCAGGTCAACACAGGCCTATACGCTGAAAGCGGTCATGATCACGACCATGGCGACGAACATAATCACGAAGAAGAGCACGATCATTCATCTGAACTACCGGTTTATTTATTTAAAACAGACGATGTGATTTTACATGGTTTTGAAGCGCAAGTTGCTTGGCAGCTAAGCGACGAATTTAAAGTCGACTTATTCTCTGATTATGTACGCGCGCGCCTTAAAGACGGCGGAGATTTACCGCGCACTCCACCACTGCGTTTTGGTACTGAGTTTAGCTATCAAACCGAAAACCTAACGGCAAATATTCACGTTACGCGCTACCAAGAGCAAGACCGCATAGCACAAGAAGAAACCACAACAGACGGCTATACCCTTGTTAATGCAAGTATTTCTTATGACTTATCGGTACTGAACCAAGACGTCTCACTTTACCTAAAAGGCACTAACTTAACGGACACAGAAGCCCGCGTTCATAGCTCATTTTTAAAAGATATAGCACCACGTCCAGGGCGTAGTTTTGCGCTTGGTATTCGCGGCTACTTCTAA
- a CDS encoding TonB-dependent siderophore receptor, which produces MKYSTLSLALAAAFAANTHAADNSDIETITIEHKQAFRGDIPTKDLPQSITTLSKDMMTDNGITKFRDALDFSASITRKNNGGALWDSYSIRGLSGNENMPSGYLVNGFSGGRGFAGPRDVSNIEYIEVLKGPGSALYGRSEPGGTVNIITKKPQFYQQGQLQAEFGSDDHKRIQGDYTNGLSDDLAFRINGAWQDSDSFRDYVHHDKFVITPSLYYQINDNSSLTYEFEYVDQQQMYDRGIVVLNGDFDTVPESRFLGNPNDAPTKVHSRGHQLNYSNDLNQDWSLLLGASYRTATLTGFSSDAELSPSRQSLFDDGRTLTRQHRYRDYESDDLSLRFELSGHFDVAGITNHVLIGVDGYDYELRTGLYRYRGGNGTYTIDIYEPEYSTTEGPEVGMQYENNEQQNAYGIYLQDQLDLTDNLKMMLGLRFDEIEQDIFETKSGVASNSKENRISPRFGVVYALNDDINLYSSYSEGFLPLSGTDAEGNPFGFEESDSFEVGVKFSYANISGTLAYFDASKSNMLVADPVNVGYSTPVGKANSTGFELDLTGSLGDNTEYNLSYAYVDAETATDSLNVDWLVPIPKGSPLVNVPKNNLSIGLNHDLSLFAQDIKIGGHYQYVSDRLGDPADLTFRLPSYQTVGLFAKWRATERTTVSLNVDNVFDEQYIASSYNALWAYPGAPTQFKLGVSYDF; this is translated from the coding sequence ATGAAGTACTCAACTCTTAGTTTAGCCTTAGCTGCGGCGTTTGCAGCGAATACACATGCAGCTGATAACAGCGATATCGAAACGATCACCATTGAACATAAACAGGCGTTTCGTGGTGATATTCCAACAAAAGATTTACCGCAATCGATCACCACATTAAGTAAAGACATGATGACTGATAACGGTATTACTAAGTTTCGTGATGCACTGGATTTTTCTGCCAGTATTACTCGTAAGAATAATGGTGGAGCACTGTGGGATAGCTATTCAATTCGTGGTTTGTCAGGTAACGAAAATATGCCGTCTGGGTACTTAGTTAACGGTTTTAGTGGTGGTCGCGGCTTTGCAGGCCCGCGTGATGTATCAAACATTGAATATATCGAAGTATTAAAAGGGCCAGGCTCAGCACTCTATGGCCGCTCAGAGCCGGGTGGTACCGTAAACATTATTACTAAAAAGCCACAGTTTTATCAGCAAGGCCAACTTCAAGCCGAGTTCGGTAGCGATGATCACAAGCGTATTCAAGGTGATTACACTAACGGTTTAAGCGATGATTTAGCGTTTCGTATCAATGGTGCATGGCAAGACAGTGACAGCTTCAGAGATTATGTACACCACGACAAATTCGTGATTACGCCTTCGCTTTATTATCAAATCAACGATAACTCATCGCTGACTTATGAGTTTGAGTATGTTGACCAACAGCAAATGTATGACCGTGGTATTGTGGTGCTAAATGGTGATTTTGATACCGTACCTGAGTCACGCTTTTTAGGTAACCCAAATGATGCACCAACTAAGGTGCACTCACGCGGTCATCAATTAAATTACAGCAACGATCTAAACCAAGATTGGAGCTTGTTATTAGGTGCTAGTTACCGTACTGCAACGCTAACGGGTTTTTCGTCAGATGCTGAGCTTTCACCATCGCGCCAGTCATTATTTGATGATGGCAGAACCTTAACTCGCCAGCACAGATACCGTGACTATGAGTCTGATGATTTATCGCTACGTTTTGAATTAAGTGGCCACTTTGATGTTGCCGGTATCACCAACCATGTACTGATTGGTGTTGATGGTTACGACTATGAGCTGCGAACTGGGCTTTATCGCTACCGTGGTGGTAATGGCACTTACACCATTGATATCTATGAGCCAGAGTACAGCACCACTGAAGGCCCTGAAGTGGGCATGCAGTACGAAAATAACGAACAGCAAAATGCGTACGGTATTTACCTACAAGACCAGCTTGATCTAACCGATAACTTAAAAATGATGTTAGGTCTGCGTTTTGATGAAATTGAACAAGATATTTTTGAAACTAAGTCTGGTGTTGCATCAAACAGCAAAGAAAACCGTATTAGTCCACGTTTTGGTGTTGTTTACGCACTTAATGACGACATTAACCTTTACTCAAGCTATTCAGAAGGCTTTTTACCACTAAGTGGCACCGATGCCGAAGGTAACCCATTTGGTTTTGAAGAAAGCGACTCGTTTGAAGTGGGTGTTAAATTTAGTTACGCCAATATCAGCGGTACGCTGGCTTATTTTGATGCGAGTAAGAGCAACATGCTGGTGGCAGACCCAGTAAATGTGGGTTATTCAACACCTGTAGGTAAAGCAAATAGCACAGGTTTTGAGTTAGATTTAACGGGTTCATTGGGTGACAATACCGAATACAACCTATCTTATGCCTATGTTGATGCCGAGACTGCAACAGACAGTCTAAATGTTGACTGGTTAGTGCCAATTCCTAAGGGCAGTCCACTTGTGAACGTACCAAAGAATAACCTTTCGATTGGCTTAAACCATGACCTAAGTCTATTCGCACAAGACATAAAGATTGGTGGTCATTATCAATATGTGTCTGACCGTTTGGGCGACCCAGCTGATCTCACTTTCCGTTTACCGAGTTACCAAACTGTTGGTTTATTTGCTAAATGGCGAGCGACTGAACGTACTACGGTATCACTGAATGTCGATAACGTGTTTGATGAACAGTATATCGCCAGTTCTTACAATGCATTGTGGGCCTACCCAGGTGCGCCGACACAATTTAAACTTGGCGTAAGTTATGACTTCTGA
- a CDS encoding DUF1624 domain-containing protein produces the protein MTSEQVKSRIHSIDIMRGVVILLMLLDHVRERFFLHMQVADPMVVDTTSPGLFWSRFAAHFCAPTFIFLTGLSAWLYSHPASGIARSARSFLIKRGLFLIALEVTLICFSWMGYYHTIWLQVMWAIGLCMLVLAALIKLPRNLLLVLGLVIVFGHNLLTPISFTPDEFGYSLWTILHDRGYLSQGGLIDVKISYPVLPWIGVILLGYCAGPLYAHTQSAGSRKRALLLLALLCVGLFALLRGFNIYGETLPWQTFSTTTETMMSVFNVTKYPPSLSFLLITLAGMFVGLWLFERPLNRVTNALRVYGSVPMFFYIFHLYVLLFMYQIGMLIWGANQGQYLGVSDISGIWFITLLLAIGLYWPTKKFSEYKRKANKPWLKYL, from the coding sequence ATGACTTCTGAGCAAGTTAAAAGCCGTATTCACAGTATCGACATCATGCGTGGTGTCGTTATTCTGCTGATGTTACTTGATCATGTGCGAGAGCGGTTTTTCTTGCACATGCAGGTGGCCGATCCCATGGTGGTTGATACCACTTCGCCGGGGCTTTTTTGGAGTCGCTTTGCTGCGCACTTTTGTGCGCCAACCTTTATCTTTTTAACCGGTTTGTCGGCGTGGCTTTATAGTCATCCAGCAAGTGGAATAGCGCGCTCAGCACGAAGCTTTTTAATCAAACGAGGGCTTTTTTTAATCGCCCTCGAAGTGACCCTGATTTGTTTTTCGTGGATGGGTTACTACCACACCATTTGGCTACAAGTGATGTGGGCGATTGGCCTTTGTATGCTGGTGTTAGCAGCATTGATTAAGCTGCCACGCAACCTATTGCTGGTGCTTGGTTTAGTTATTGTATTTGGCCATAACTTACTGACCCCTATCAGCTTCACGCCTGATGAGTTTGGTTACTCGCTGTGGACGATTTTGCATGACCGAGGCTATCTATCACAAGGCGGTTTAATCGACGTCAAAATTAGCTATCCAGTGCTACCTTGGATTGGCGTAATTTTGTTGGGTTACTGTGCAGGTCCATTATATGCACACACTCAATCGGCAGGTTCACGTAAACGAGCATTACTGCTGTTAGCCCTGTTATGTGTGGGATTATTTGCGCTGCTGCGTGGTTTTAATATTTATGGTGAAACCTTGCCGTGGCAAACGTTTAGCACCACAACCGAAACCATGATGTCGGTGTTTAACGTGACTAAGTACCCACCGTCACTGAGCTTTTTGCTGATCACGTTAGCAGGCATGTTTGTAGGCTTATGGTTATTTGAAAGACCATTAAACCGCGTTACGAATGCGCTACGTGTATATGGCTCTGTGCCTATGTTCTTTTATATTTTTCACCTCTATGTACTGCTATTTATGTATCAAATAGGCATGCTGATCTGGGGGGCAAATCAAGGGCAATATTTAGGAGTCAGTGATATATCAGGTATTTGGTTTATTACTTTGTTGCTGGCAATAGGGCTTTATTGGCCAACCAAGAAGTTTAGTGAATACAAGCGTAAGGCTAACAAGCCTTGGTTAAAGTATTTATAA
- a CDS encoding 5-methyltetrahydrofolate--homocysteine methyltransferase, with the protein MTHLFRLKLLALAISSSLITACGDAETNIVEKDPIEVPDDSGDDHDHDHDDGYTIDSMGRLAVLAADSNEANIFDLDDDSLLETFSLIHESSSLNVSPSYRYAVIANRNQDYLGFIDSGLWREDHGEHLHDYKQGPAFSDYELTTGSRPTHIVKHDGQMAVFYDGNADAGTVASVEVLTDNDIANETATLAGIQYDINMHGVAEPRGEHLVATLRRADSESTSNAKILPDQVGVFHLHDGEYELEQTFEVTCPDLHGAAQNHDYVAFGCGDGVLVAHQHDDEYHAEKIANIDALGDTRIGTLYGHEGSESFIAIASGVFVSINPSEAEMEVLEWQLDEGASAVSYSFSASGEHFLVLDSLGFLNVLEAHEHDGHMHWELAGKVDITEEDVTTMPEGMNFSMTVSQNSEFAYVADPIAQHVLKVHIEDLEIEGDLELTFAPKAITWLGIAEESDDHDH; encoded by the coding sequence ATGACACACTTATTTAGATTAAAACTATTGGCATTGGCAATTAGTAGCAGCCTGATCACCGCATGTGGTGATGCAGAAACAAATATTGTTGAGAAAGACCCTATCGAGGTTCCTGACGACAGTGGTGATGACCATGATCACGATCATGATGACGGTTATACCATTGACTCAATGGGCCGTTTAGCGGTTTTAGCAGCTGATAGCAACGAAGCGAATATCTTTGATTTAGATGACGACTCATTACTAGAAACGTTTTCGCTTATCCATGAGTCAAGCTCACTAAATGTTTCACCAAGCTACCGTTATGCAGTTATTGCTAACCGTAACCAAGATTACTTAGGCTTTATTGATAGCGGTTTATGGCGTGAAGATCATGGCGAGCATTTACATGACTATAAACAAGGCCCTGCATTTAGTGACTACGAGCTAACAACGGGCAGCCGCCCTACTCACATCGTTAAACATGATGGCCAAATGGCCGTGTTTTACGATGGTAATGCCGATGCAGGTACGGTTGCCTCTGTAGAAGTGTTAACCGATAACGACATTGCTAACGAAACCGCGACACTTGCTGGTATTCAGTACGACATCAATATGCATGGTGTTGCAGAGCCACGTGGCGAGCACCTAGTTGCAACATTGCGACGTGCTGATAGCGAAAGCACTTCAAACGCTAAAATCCTGCCGGATCAAGTGGGTGTTTTCCACCTTCATGACGGTGAATATGAGCTTGAACAAACATTTGAAGTTACTTGCCCAGATTTACACGGTGCAGCGCAAAACCATGATTATGTAGCATTTGGTTGTGGCGACGGTGTGCTAGTAGCCCACCAGCATGATGATGAATATCATGCAGAAAAAATCGCAAATATTGATGCGTTAGGTGATACACGTATTGGCACATTATATGGCCATGAAGGTAGTGAAAGCTTTATTGCAATTGCATCAGGTGTATTTGTAAGTATCAATCCAAGCGAAGCTGAAATGGAAGTACTTGAGTGGCAACTTGATGAAGGCGCAAGTGCTGTATCTTACTCATTCTCAGCAAGCGGTGAGCACTTTTTAGTACTTGATAGCTTAGGCTTTTTAAACGTGCTTGAAGCCCATGAGCACGACGGCCACATGCACTGGGAACTTGCCGGTAAAGTAGATATCACTGAAGAAGACGTAACAACGATGCCAGAAGGCATGAACTTCAGCATGACTGTGTCACAAAATAGTGAGTTTGCTTACGTTGCTGATCCTATCGCTCAGCACGTACTTAAAGTACATATCGAAGACCTTGAAATTGAAGGTGATCTTGAACTGACTTTTGCACCAAAAGCCATCACTTGGTTAGGTATTGCAGAAGAAAGTGACGATCACGACCACTAA
- a CDS encoding energy transducer TonB family protein: MYKSLLALTLVCASISSFANPDLSRKFPFVDIQAQVLDTTTDKPSWQRLPPMHHVQYPTGLLNRQGSGCAIVNFQVTPEGDVKNLNIENSAPKRFSKDVRKAARQIVRDWQWPERTDEQVIELTMRFDYCLTHDFDKKSEAVAMCVEHSEQACE, translated from the coding sequence ATGTATAAATCACTTTTAGCATTAACGCTCGTATGCGCATCAATCAGCTCATTCGCAAACCCTGATTTATCACGTAAATTTCCATTTGTAGATATTCAAGCGCAGGTACTCGATACCACTACAGATAAGCCTAGCTGGCAACGGCTGCCACCAATGCACCATGTACAATACCCGACAGGGCTGCTAAATCGACAAGGCAGTGGCTGCGCAATTGTCAACTTTCAGGTAACGCCAGAAGGCGATGTGAAAAACTTAAATATTGAAAATTCAGCGCCTAAGCGCTTTAGTAAAGACGTTAGAAAGGCAGCAAGGCAAATAGTGAGAGACTGGCAATGGCCAGAGCGCACGGATGAACAAGTGATTGAGTTAACCATGCGTTTTGACTACTGCTTAACACACGACTTCGATAAAAAGAGTGAAGCCGTTGCCATGTGCGTTGAGCATTCAGAACAAGCCTGCGAGTAA
- a CDS encoding MerC domain-containing protein, whose translation MKLQLMMDKFAIGLSAMCAIHCLAVPVLLVLLPSAAALGLGNEQFHFWMLVAVLPSSLLALFLGCKKHKRYRVLMLGGAGLVLLSAAVLLGENVIGEAGEKVLTLLGSLFVVTGHWFNFRLCGKKRGAECLSS comes from the coding sequence GTGAAATTACAATTAATGATGGATAAGTTTGCCATCGGGTTATCAGCTATGTGTGCTATTCACTGTTTAGCTGTGCCAGTATTATTAGTTTTATTACCAAGTGCTGCAGCACTGGGTTTAGGTAACGAGCAATTTCATTTTTGGATGTTAGTTGCGGTACTGCCAAGCAGCTTATTAGCACTATTTTTAGGGTGTAAAAAACATAAACGTTATCGAGTATTGATGCTAGGAGGTGCAGGGCTGGTGTTGTTGTCTGCAGCAGTGCTGCTTGGTGAAAATGTTATTGGTGAGGCTGGCGAAAAAGTACTTACTTTATTGGGTTCGCTCTTTGTCGTCACCGGGCATTGGTTTAACTTTCGCTTGTGTGGGAAAAAACGAGGGGCTGAGTGTCTAAGCTCGTAA
- a CDS encoding ZrgA family zinc uptake protein gives MKAAKLAVICFMVGCIFSAQGHQHHHHSHGEGVLFVVHDQDKWQVKFILPAGDIFGFEHQPETAEQKQTIKQTLAQLANSKQLVTFNAECKLTQANFENPFEHHTHHAHQDLEVEYSFSCDKPVSKVTVTLFAWAEAISVIEAQWITEQAQGIAELTATKPYIEWPL, from the coding sequence ATGAAAGCAGCAAAATTAGCAGTGATATGCTTTATGGTTGGATGTATTTTTTCAGCTCAAGGGCATCAACACCATCATCATTCACATGGTGAGGGAGTGCTTTTTGTGGTTCATGATCAAGACAAGTGGCAGGTTAAGTTCATTTTACCGGCTGGAGATATTTTTGGCTTTGAGCATCAGCCAGAGACAGCTGAGCAAAAGCAAACCATTAAACAAACGTTAGCCCAATTAGCAAATTCAAAGCAGCTAGTGACATTTAACGCCGAATGTAAGCTTACTCAAGCAAATTTTGAAAACCCATTTGAGCATCACACTCATCATGCACATCAAGACCTTGAAGTTGAATACTCGTTTAGCTGTGATAAGCCCGTTTCTAAAGTCACTGTTACTTTATTTGCATGGGCTGAAGCAATATCTGTTATCGAAGCACAGTGGATCACAGAGCAAGCGCAAGGGATAGCAGAGCTGACAGCAACAAAACCTTATATTGAGTGGCCGCTATGA